The Vitis vinifera cultivar Pinot Noir 40024 chromosome 18, ASM3070453v1 region ttaatttgtttatattaATATCTCATCTTTAGTTGGCtttaagataaaataagttAGGATTGGCTTCTAGCATATTTCTTATATCTATTATACATAAgatgtaatattttatatgagatGCACATATCTGATGATcataaattcatttcttttttccattctctttcatattattatatatacatatattataacTCACCGTAATATTAATTAGTTAATATAATATTCAATATATACAAAATGTTTTtagatatataatataatatatatcatttagcattataatttattttttatttatcaaatattaaatattttaattataaatattgttaattaagaaataaaaattaattattaaaatataaactgTAGAAAAGTCtccaaataatattaaacatgagagatatttcattttttccctaattcatattatatatatttaattaaatataattaaattatattatatgtgGAAAGGTCttcaagtattttatttttaatatttaatcatattttttaacatttggaGTTTTACTCCACGGATACTCAGCGCCTATTTGTGACCTAAGACAgaactattatttttcttaagaataaagATCGTTTACGTATAACACATAATAAcattaaaacattaataaaataaatgataattaataatatttaacattaataaaaaaaacatacaaataCTTAATTcaattaaagttctatttaatcTTAAGTTAAGTAAGGTCTAATAGATTTTAGACCAAAAATTAAATGCCACCTTAGTAATTAGAATCATagagaaaatattgtttttatatatcaattttttatttactatttgatTAAATTGTTTTATAGATACAGAATAATTTgatcaatttaaattttgaatgctGGACATGATTTTTTGCACAAATTTAAATTGTTCTACATTGTGAATTGTTTTAATAGATGTTAGtacgttttatttattttttgttcttagctTTTTACTGTTGGTTGTATAATTATTCAAACAGTTCTTCAAATAAATTGGTTAATTTTTGTATGATCAATGGACTGcttattgaaaattgaaacatTAGTTTATaagatttgatttgattattttattattaattattctctaaaattttaaaacttcttCATTGACATTTAATAAGTTCcacatattattttatcatttattataattagaaAGCCATATAATTGTTATTCTACTACTCTTTTTATACTAACTCTATTGTTGCTCTGACAgacaataaaagtaaaaaatcataataattataattaataatattaatgaacTTGTCCATAACTAATGGCTTTCAGCCTATCATTATAATAATAAGACTCTAGAATTCATGTACAAGTGAATAAAATCCaactataaatgaaaaaaaggaagaaatttaAATTACCCTTCAAAGAGATGCCATCCTGATAGATTACTTGCTTCAGTCAATGCAGCCCTCCACCTTTGTATCTTCTCCTTGGAATCCCTTCCATGTCTTTCATGGCTGGCaaaagatttttcaaaactccccTTTTGTGTCCGAAGATCGGACGGATCCACATGGTAGAAAATTGGTACCAATATTTGTCTAATTTTTTGTCTGCACTCCATGATTTTTACCAGCTCATCTAAACACCATCTAGAACTAGCATAATTTTCTGAAAATACAACTATGGAAAGCCTTGATTCTTCAATAACTTTCAAGAGTAACGGTGCGATCTCTTCTCCTCTCTTGAGTTTATCATCTCTAAAAGTTCGTATGCCTTTATTAACCAATGCTGCGTACAGATGATCAGTAAACTTGTAGCGAGTATCTTCACCTctaaaactcaagaaaacaTCATGATTCCATCGAAGGAcagaagtagaagaagaggaTATTAGGTTGCACATGGAAGCCATTTTTGGGTCATAAGAAGAGAAGTTTGAGGCTTGATTTCTCTTCAAGGTATGAAAGAGGGGAAGGATGATACTTAGCCTTGAGAAATAGGTAGGAAGCTTATTGGAAAGACTTTTAACCATGGTGGGCGGGAAGAACCACCCACCATATATCCTTGATATTTTCTGAAATCTTTAAAGGAGATATGGACCACCCAATAGTCAACAAAATTTCGTGTGGCTCAAACAGCAGTGCCTGTTCATATCACTGCCCCGATGTAATTCTTATAGCTGTCATTATTAatgtggtttttctttttcttttttttcaattttcaatgcttttattttttatttttatctatattttttacatttaataatatttcattctGCTTTTGCATTTATGCAGTATTCTTCTATATTTGTTTGTACTTTTctactattatttttaatctttctccTTTATGAAGTATGTTTTTAATTGACACTAAGTTAAACTCAAGTGGTTAAAGCCTAAAGGTGAATGAACTTCTATGAGTAATCTGATCAAATAGAAGTTCATTCaatatattagaattatttttttgttatagagattgttttcatttaaaatataacaaataaaaaaagataaaaggaaaaggaaatgatGATGTGAAAAGATAATTTGATGTTGAAGGTTGAGGACGCCCTAAATTTCCATGAAGGCAATCGATATCTTTTAAGTCAACAAAGTCTTAAAATTATACATCGTCCATTATTTATCTTTACTTTAACCCTTTAGCATTTAAATCTCTCattcattgtttttttcttgtgctttttgacatttaaatcaaattaaaattattcaattagaaacttttgttttttctttttgtaatgaAAAATATTACCATTATACCAGCATTTGCAAATAcacagtttttgtttttatttttttttgcacttagtaaaaactagaaaattcaAGGGTAAAATATTATACAACTCTAAATTAAAAGCATGCTAGAGGCCAGAATTGTGCAAATCTAAAATTCCCTTTAGATTAAAAGTTTAAAGAAGTGATTAACAAAGACACGTAATTTTTATAAGACTTTCATTCACCCATgttcatgcattttatttagtTGACAATGTCACTTATTTGTTTTCATACAACTTCGAACTTTATTAGATTAAGATTCGAATTGTTTGAACTCATAAAATTTAAGGTAAATATTATGTTTGCTAAAGCTTTTGAAATGattaatataagaaattagattaaaaattactttgtaatttttaatttaattttcactatatttttaatttaaaaaattatttttgataagttttaaaattatatttatatctcTCTAAATTTGGTGTTTGAATCTAAAAAGGAtttctaaaatgttttaaagttgGTTTTGATACCCTAATACTTTAATTATGATtattgttgagagagagagaaagaagaaaaaccttaattctcattcatgtaatgtctacttacaattgagaaatatatatatacaaggctaggagtcctaactaccatacatgtgacctatattaacaaagaaagattatatactataaaaacattatattcaacactccccctcaagctggagcatatacgtcatatgcaccaagcttgttacaaatatatttaatattaggacctctgagagatttagtgaagatgtctgctagttgatcatttgaattaacaaaacttgtagcaacacatcctgatgcgatcttctctctaatgaaatgatagtcaacttcaatatgcttggtcctttcatgaaagactggattggatgcaatatgtaatgcggcctggttatcacagatgagtttcatctgttcatcctttccaaatctcaactcttgaagaagatgtctcaaccatatgagttcacatgttgccaaagccatagctcgatactcggcttcagcgctagatctggccactataTCTTGTTTCTTattcttccaagatattagattacctccaataaaaacacagtaccctgaagtggaatgTCTATCTGtaggtgagccagcccaatctgcatctgtgtaaccaacaacctgagtatgacctctgttctcgtacaacacaccttggcctggtgtacttttgatatatcgaagaatgcggattacggcatcccaatggctatcacatggtgactgtaggaattgactaacaacactcacaggaaaagaaatgtctggacgagtaatggtgagatagttcaatttacctacgagccgtcgatatctcccggggtctcctcaaggctccccctgtcctggtacaagtttgacattcggatccatagatGTGTGTACCgatttacagtctaacatactggtttcttccaggatgtctaaagcatacttcctttgggaaaggaccacaccagaactggattgagctatctcaattcccaagaaatacttgagtttccccaagtctttggtctgaaagtgggtaaaaagatgttgctttagtttctgaataccattctgatcactgcttgtaatgacgatgtcgtccacataaacaactagataaatacactgccccaaggagttatgatgatagaaaactgaatggtctgctgtactgcgaagcatgccaaactcttgaacaacagaactaaaacggccaaaccatgctcgaggagattgtttcaagccatatagagaacgggaaaacctgcacactaaaccagactccccttaagcaacaaaaccaggaggttgctccatataaacttcctcggcaagatcaccatgaaggaagacatttttaatatccaactgataaagaggccaagaacacatagcagccatggagagaagcaagcggacagaagcaatcttggcaacaggggagaatgtgtcaccataatcagaaccatagacctgagtatagcctttagcaactaagcgggccttaaggcgatcaacctgaccatcaggaccaaccgtaactgcatagacccaacgacaaccaactgtagatttaccagagggtaaaacaacaagatcccaagtgccattagagtgtagagcagccatttcatccaccattgcctgtcgccagcctggataggaaagagcttcatgggtgctctttggaagagaaacagaggatatagtagaaacaaaagcagaatagggtgaagataatcgatgataactcaaaaaattgtaaataggatgaggattacgagtagagcgagtatctttccgaacagcaatgggtaagtcattaggagaaggcagagtcggggcaggtgaagccgaaggaataggaagtgagtcagcaggtgcctcagcaaaagggagaggagcaacgacacgagggcgacgatgataaacctgaagtggtcgaggaggcatagcatcaggtggggagacaatgggaatgggcaagactttagaaacaggaagagactcagaagtggtggaaaagaatggtgagtcctcaaagaaggtgacatcagcggagataaagtattgatgagtctcaagggaataacaacgataacccttctgaagtctggaatatcccaagaagagacacttcatggctttggcggaaagcttgtcctgtctaggagtgagaatatgaacaaagcaagtacaaccaaagacacgaggaggaaggaaataaagtggttggtcagagaagagaagagagtgaggaatctgatcgtgtaagacagaggagggcatacgattaatcaaataacaagcggtaagaacaacgtccccccaaaaacgaaaaggaacattactatggaggaggatagtaagagttgtctcaacaagatgtcgattcttgcgttcagctaccccattttgttgaggagtatgagcacaagaagactgatgaagaatcccataatgagacataaacgaagtaaatggggctgaaaaatattccctagcattgtcactgcgtaacacatgaatagaaatattgaactgggtttggatttcagcataaaatttctggaaaatagagaataactcagctcaatttttcattaaaaataaccaagtacatcgagaatagtcatcaatgaaagtgacaaaatactgaaatcctaaagtagacgcaatccgacaaggaccccaaacattagtgtggacaagctcaaaaggagactttgcccgattattcaaacgctttgggaacgagacacgagtatgtttcccaagttgacatgactcacacggaagcgacgacaaagtggaaaaacgagggaccatcttctggaacttggagagactagggtggcccagacgattgtgaatgaggagaggagcatcagtggaaatgcaaactgcaggagatgaatccgaggtgaggtgatagaggccttgagactcacgtcttatgtcaatcgtcttccccgtactccggtcctgcaaggtcacaaatttatcaaaaaaggtaatagagcaattaagagtccgagtgattttgctgatggaaataagattaaaaggacattcaggagtataaaggacagaagtgagaggtagagaaggcagaggaagggccaaaccaatacctttagccacagtttgagaaccattagctaaggtaacagtaggtaaagcagaggtagtagtaatagaggaaaaaagatccttattaccagataggtgatcagaagctccagaatctagaatccagggtccaagagaagatgtgtgggtaaggcaggcaaaggcattaccaggctgggcaataGAGGTAACAGAAGCCTGAGATGCGGaagagctcggaggctgaggcagcggagaatcagaggactgggccacatgggcagtgcgaggaggtcatCCATGTAACTAATAGCAACGATCgtgagtgtggccaagtttattgcaataggtacAATGAGGACATtgacctctacctcgggtaccactgcggcCTCCTCGAGagctagtttgagaaactaatacagaagaatctgaagtgctaTCAAATGGaaaagtctgagtggaggagatacggaggaggcgagcaaacacatcatccaaggacggaactgatgaactaccaagaatctgatcgcggacaggctcaagatctggacggaggccaataagagtaagaaccatgaaaaacttgtcaagctgtgtttgttgagccccaacatcaggagtaagaggcatcacagtcaagaactcctccttaagagaggcaatctggccaatataagtagatagatccaagtcttgttggctgatatggacaatagaagaagccaccttataaagacgctggatatcattcgtgtataatcctttggcctgagtccaaaatttaaaacaagttttgtaggcccaaagatgaagaagaatcttggGATCAACTGATTgtcataatacactacataattgtacatctatcttcctccattgtacgcggtcaaccctagggatatctgcctcctgtgtaatcaagtgatcctcatatccttgacccataaaccaaagttcaacagaggcagactaGGAAAGATAATtgtcactgccaaccaatttctccgaagtaatcataggagatccaaatataacaaaggaaaaaatggaagttttagtagccatatctacttatctagagaatgaagtatatttggatcgaagagagccctaatacggctgcAGATAGCGGTGTGGCACCACTGGAAAGGGAGACGGCTTCAGATcgcggcgtggcaccaccggaaaggtagaagaacacttccttaGGCACGTGTAGGGATTAGGATGGAGAAAAAGTAGCCGAAGCTCGCCGAAAAAACTGTTTGGAGGGTCGACGGAGgc contains the following coding sequences:
- the LOC109121445 gene encoding disease resistance protein RPV1-like — protein: MVKSLSNKLPTYFSRLSIILPLFHTLKRNQASNFSSYDPKMASMCNLISSSSTSVLRWNHDVFLSFRGEDTRYKFTDHLYAALVNKGIRTFRDDKLKRGEEIAPLLLKVIEESRLSIVVFSENYASSRWCLDELVKIMECRQKIRQILVPIFYHVDPSDLRTQKGSFEKSFASHERHGRDSKEKIQRWRAALTEASNLSGWHLFEG